The genomic interval ttatatattataattatattatatatacataCAGTATATAtagtattatttattaattatatatataacagTAATTATAACatctaaatttatattttagttaaatataacaattttaattaaaactgttatattataattttttttaataaacccTATTCCTTTCTCGCGATCCTGCTTCTCTTGACAACTCCACTTTTTTCCAACTCCACCGCCTCCTTCCTCGGCTCAATCTTGCTGTCTTTTCATCGACTGCCAGCATCTCCCCTCTCCTCAAATTGAAAATTTACTATCGTACCTGGTTATGTGACGATTCCTCGTCGTCTCGCCGCTATTGATCTCTCGCCGCTGACCTAATCTCTCATCAATCGCATTCGTTGATGCTTCCAGGTAAATCTTCTCACGCGTGTGTTGTGCTGGTAGGATGTTGATCCCATGATGGAACGGTAAAATCATCCGTTCGGACGGCACGGTATTTCAAATCGTGATTCTCACACCATATGTTGACTAAAAACAAATATTATAGGACAATAAttgtctaagatttggaacatggaatctAGGAATGCTCATCAGTAAAGCCATGGTAgaagtagatacgatgattaggagaagaattaatattttatgtgtaaaAGAGAGAAGACAATGATGATAGAGAATTCAGATTTTAAGTTATGATATACGGGCaggagtaaaacaagaaatagagTAAGTATTTTGGTAGATAATTCGCTAAAAGATGAAATAGCAGTAGTTAGAAAGGGAGATAGGATTATAGCTCTAAAGATAGtggtggcgaaagaaactattaatgtaattagcatatatgtatctcaagaagaattagataaaaacATCAAATCTAAGTTTGTTTTGGGATGACaagtattacaaaacattccgtcagccgaaataattttaatagaaggagatctaaatgggcatgtcgaagTCAAAAATAAGTATGATAAGGTGCATGGGGTTATAGGTTTGTAACAAAAAATGAAAAAGGGAAAATTATATTGGATTTTGTGATagtatatgaccttatattagtaaatatatttttaaagaaaaaaaaacacttgATCACGTTCAAAGTGGGAATAATAAGTCGTAAATTAACTTTCTATTGGTTAGGAAaaaagaaagatttgtaaagattgcaaggttATCCcgggagaaagcttaactacccaacatttGTTAGTAATGTTGGATATGTGCCTCAAGAATAATCTCAATAAAAGGCAAATGTGCACAACTCCTAAAATTAAATGATAGAAGTTAAAAATGGGGAAACAAAACATATTTAAGGAGAGGGTAAGAGATCAAGTATTCGGAGAAATACACGGTGACTCGaatacgacatgggataagatgacattaaagttgaaaataatagtcAAAAGTATACTTGATGAGTCAACAGGACGTGCACCCTGTAAGGTATTATACCACTTCTAAGAatgagaaaaaattttaaaagtataagtATCCAAGAAAAatactaagaaagtagtgaatgaagtaaaaaataaaaCCTATGAAcgcttatatcaaaaattggatacaaaagaaggggcaagggatatctatagaatagctaaagcgagagagagataagagattttatccaaataaaatgcatTAAAGATGTGTACTATTAAATAATACGAAATAACGATGAGAGACGTATTTTCACCAACTTTTTAATAATAGTTTAGGTGAACAACTTAACCTAGGTAATTTAAATAGGTgaaatgagtataaaaatttaaatttttatcgaagaatttaaatttcataagtagaacaagctttaaatgggatacaaaataaaaaagtaattGGATTTGATGAAATTCCGATAGAGGTACAGAAGTACCAAGGAAAATAAGATATTCAATAGCTTACAAAGTTATTCAActtgatattgaaaataaaaagaatGCCTAAAAAGTGGAGAGTAGAGACTATAGTTctctttttttactttttttttaagttggcaagtaattttgattaatttaaagtgattttaatgaagtttaaataattttgatcatgTTATAATAAACAAAGGAGACGTAAAATTGTGCAAATTATAAgggtattaaattaatgagtcgTACAATAAAACTTTGGGAAAGAGTAACAAAAAAAGACTAAAGAAGGAGACTACGGtgactgaaaatcaatttggatttatgcttggaaggtcgacaataaaaattataaatcttctcgggcaactaattgaaaaatattaggaACAAATCAAAGACTTATGCATGGTATTCGTCGACCTggaaaaaaacttatgatagaatcCCAAGGAAAATTATATAgataattctagaaaagagagataTTATCATAActtattgaactaattaaagataaaaatgaGGATGTAATGGCAAGAGTATAGAcataatatatggaatttaagtttaataatattaaatataatgagataattgttaagataagatatgatgagttgtcttaactaaaagtttcaagtatttaggatattttttcaAAAGGATAGAAAGATTGAGAGAGATTTCTTAGATAGAATACAAacaggatggttgaaatagagAATAGCATCAGGTGTTctttgtgatcgtaaagtacctttaAGATTAAAAGGAAAATGTTACAAAAGGCGATTAGActaacctgctatgttatatggaattattggattatgactcgagcacataggCAGAAGATGCGAATTACGGAGATATGTTAAAGTGGATGTGAAGACATACAAGGATCGATAAGAgaagaaatgaaaatattgaaGTGTCGGGGTTGCACCTATTAAAGGAAAACTATAAGAGACATGTTTAAAATGGTACAGACATTTACATAAACGACCAATAGTTactctagttaggcgatgtgaaatgaTGATAATgggcatatcaaacgaggaagaccaaaaaaacttgattatagtaggggatagagttCAATGGAGTAAAAGAATCTATATAGTCAACCCACCAAGTGGGATAAGGATTGGTTGTTGTTGTTTGTGTCACATATAAAGGTTTGAATTTAGTGTTATGTCATTTgttttaaaaggaaaaaataagagaaaataacaAACTTTACCTTTATTTTGTCATTTTCAAGATATAAAGTGGTAAACTAGTCTTTGCATAACTTTTTTCCATTTTCCATGCCTTCACCATCCATTTTTGGATGGACAATAGTTGAAACAAGTTCCAGATTCCTCCCTTTCTTCCCCTTTTTCTTCTTTTACCCAAGTAGACAAAGTAATCTAACTACTTTCTCCATGCTTTTCCTTCTATTTTGGCTTCCTTCTCCTCAAGAAAACACAATCTTAAACAGACCCTATCAAATAGAATCATACCACATGGAAATAAAAGTTGTTGGATCACAAACAAGATCACAACTAGGCACAAATGTTGCTCATACCAGCATGCATAGATGTCAATATCATGTCAAAAGAGAAATGCTCCATCATTGCAACAAAACAAAAGTTACCTCTTTGGTCGTACACGATCCTCTTCATAATCCATCATTCCTCCAGATTCAGAAAAGCTCTCTTCGTGTCCTCGCAAGTCCAAGTCAACCTGGAGTTTGACTTCTGCCACCAAGTAAGATACATCGACCAACATTTCCATATTACTAGAAtatagtttttaaaagtttttaattgTGATTTAGTTGTATCATAGTGTATACGGTCATAAACACAATTTAATCATACAAAACATAACTGAATTTAGATTGAAACATGTGTTGATAGGCAACATAAGCAAGCTATATTTACTTTACATGTATAATTTATTATGTATATCAATAAACATGGGGGCAAACATTTTTGCACTTGTTCATAAACCATCGAGCTCACCTTGAGGGATTTCTTCACCTCTTCTACCTTGTCTACGATTTCCTTCCTATGTATCTTGTTTGCCTCACTCATTGTATCAGcccacttgattttctcttggATCATGTGGAGCAAACTATCTGAAGTGCCCAACCTGTAGAAATATCATATAGAATTATGTAAACCTAGTGCAAAAAAAGGTCTAAGCACGCTATAGGCTCCTAGCTAAAAAAAGTTCCTGAAAAAAGGCAACTATTGCTGGATGTAAACTGAAAAACTACTCttgattttccaaaaaaaaaaaatcaagcaaaAGTCCAGCAGAATGAAACTATGAATCTGAATGCTACATTCTGTTATTGGTGAACTTCAAAATTCAAATAATCTGTATGTCAAATAACAACCACAAAGATGTCACACAATTAAAGGAATTTGACAACATGTATATGATCTGCACTTTCATAAGGGGATACAACTAATCTTACCTAAATTTGTAGTGttctaaatatataaaattttgcaAGCAACAAAAAAGTACCTCAAAAGGCCATAACCAAGGAAATTCAACTCGGAGTGCCTACATGATGAATTAAATGCATTCTGAAAAACCAGAAACCTATTTGCTAGTGAAACTACGAATAAATAGAAGTGAATCAGTTATATCATTTTTAACCTTTAggtcaatttttttttagttacTGGCCTTGGAGACTAGGACAGACGTAGGAAGGACAGAAAGAAAAGTTACATTAGGCTAAAATGACACCACCCCAAAGCAGCAGATATGGTTAGAAAGTCCACCTTAGAAGATGTAGCACTTCAAATTTACAAGAAACTAAGTTGGTGATAAGCAAAATATACAAATAAGTAATTATGGATATAAATTTTGGTATTTGAAGTCTAAATATAGAATGGAAAGAAATTATCATGGATGAAACCATAAGCGTGCGAACATGAAGGTATGAAACAACATTACGTCGGTAAAAAGAGTAAGAAAACAAAAAGTGAATGCTACATTTATGCGTGTTCATAAATTCACAAAACAGAATCCTAAATTAcacaaaaattgaaatttttatgttTCTCTTTTAGGTAAAATGGGGGTCGGGTACGGACTTGTTTTCCTTCTTTTGGTGAAGCATATTCAACATAATTGATATCAAATCACAAACCGACCCATCTTCAAATCCATCATAATCATCAAGTTGTGCGAGCATCAACAACAAGGACTTTTTATTACTCCATTTAACTCAAGGTTATATTGCTAGTCTGGTATATTCTAATAAACTAgatcagtttttagtttttacaGCATTAACTAGTTTTTCTGCTTTTATGTTCAACTTCAATTAATTCAACTGATACAATATTTAAATCTTTGCCCTTGACACAAGTCCATATCATCTGGACTTATTTTTGCATTTTAAATTATATTGAAAATAACCCAAATTTCACCTTGATAATAGcactttttattttatctttcttaGAAACCTCAAATTCATCATAATATTTTCATCTCTATTACATTATTTTTCCACATTTCTTAAGTCCCAACACTCTAATTTAAGTATGAGGGGGCGCACCACAATCATATATTTTTCTCTCATACATATCTATGGAGCAAACAGCAACAGAAGTCACATTCCATTTCAACCAACTTCTGTTTGTCCTATTTATTAATATCTTCATCAATATCTTTTTTTATTAATAGTATATTCAAGATATCTACTATTCATTTATCTCATCTATTCCCTCAATTCATTTTTTCTTAATAAAATCAATTTCCTATAATTCAATTTTAGTAACATTTACACTCATCTATTAACAGTATACTGTTGGCAAATAACATACATCAAAGCAGATCCTTCTTAACCTACAGACAAACAAAAAACATGTCACGCTCCTAATAACAACACTAGTACACTTACCAAATTATTGTACATATCTCTGGTCACATGAACGTTATTACTAACTAAATATTCCTTTCTTATCTTGAATGCACTGCAATAATGTTTATAAGGATACTATCAGAATAAAATGTTCACTATTACAATCACCAAAGAAAAAAGTGAGGAAGATTTGCATTTTTATTGACTTCTTAAATATCATAGTATAGCCGACAGTGTTAGTGCTAGAGTATGACTAATTTTACTGTATGTTGCTCACATTCATCCTTGACTTCCACAATTGTAGCGGATGAATCAAACAGTTATTTTTTATGTAATATTAGAATTTGATTTTCATTATAAGTGCAAATTTTTAAGGATTAATTTTTGTTCGATATACTTGGGAGATTAGGTTTTTAAGGAAGTATTTAAATTGGAAATCCTTTAATTTTGGGGTTGTTAAAAAGTTTTGTTATGTTTTGATTTAGAGGGTAAAAGAATTCTATGTAGGTTTAATTAGCTTGTGTATTTCCTAATTTACATTTTACTATTTCGTAGTTTGTTAATATGGATCTATCAATTGAATTAAAATTCCTAGTTTTCTTTCTCTGTATGAGATAACTATACCTTTCAATTTCATCTCATTTCTGTGACAGTCTTGGTTCGATTTTAGTGTTGCAACATATATATGATAGCATACGCAATTGGCAAAATGTTTAATTTATTAGATATACAAAGGATAGAATAAGATCCTCCACAGAGAGTTATATTAATCAATGAGCAGAATCAATTCTAATGTCATGCTTTGGTTGAGGGAATGGAAGGTGGAACATTACTTACATTCCCTGGATTCCTATAAGAGAAATGgtaggaagagagagagagagagagatctttCTCCCACTTCCTCTCAAATCTCTACCACCCAAATCAacttagaaagggtagagaatgGCTTGTAATAGAGTTTCCTTGCTATCAGGGAGAAGTTTTAAATAGTTTGGTTACTATCAAGGAGAAGAATGACACATGAACTGAATTCAACTGCTGTCAGTGAAGTGAAAATGTAAGtactgattaaaaaaaaatagacgaaCTAAATCATTGAACATGAAACGAGGGCAGAATTAAAATCGGATTGGATTCGAACTAAATCCAACAAGTAGGCGCAGAGATAAGAATTATGTTGGTTCAAATCGGGATCGATTTAGACTTGATTTGGTCAAATTATAGCCGAACCAAGTTTAATGGATCAACTGGTTGGTTCCGTCGGTTTAAAATGAATTAGGATATTTTTGACGAAaccttctctttcctctttttctctcctcttttctATCCACGTACATAGCAGCCCCACCGCCTCACGCACCGCCCGCCCTCTTCCACACATCGGCCCTCTTCCACACGCCAGCAACTCCACCCGACACACCCCcctatcttcttctttttcttctcccccatctCTTCCCCTCCTTCTTCAACGACAACTAGGGTTGTCAATGGggcaagcgttcgtgaacaagcttggtgttcggcttagtaagaatttgtttatgtttgttcaatatacacaagattaattaaacaaacaagcttgaacaattcgttaaactaaacaaacaaacttgaacatatatgtgttcagctcgttaacgttcgtgaacaacgttcgcgttcatgaacaacgttcgcGAACAATGtttacgaaccatattcattaataaactctttttaatatgctaaataaataataaaataaaataaacaaataagtttaaattatcaaattcaataaccaagcaaacaactaaaagtttcaaacaatcaaacaagcttgaattgagagctcgataacatctaaacgaaccaaactcaagccaagcttgaattgagagctcaataacatctaaacgaaccaagttcaagccaaacttcaaacaagctcaagatcataaaaaataaaccaagccaagcttgaacaatcatttcaaaagtttagttcattttaagctcggctcagctcagttaccttatcaaacaagatTGAACACCCTAAAGCTCAGCTCAGCTCGTTTATAGCCCCGTCGGCAACAAACACTACAGCCCTTCCTCCCGATTCTTTTGTTGCTTTCCAGCCAGCCACAGCAACCTTCATTTTTccttcggcaatttaccaaagggcgtaTATAGAaatctgaatttaccaaaagacgcactctactttgatatttaccaaagaacgcacctttttaaaagcatttcctattttatcctcctgacaatttgacttttttatctttttcttttctccactatttttctctctcttctctctcatcTCTTTTTTGCAGAACATATGAATAATATTAGTTaatcttttaataacattttaatacatttgaagaaacaaaaataaataatgaatagcatatttgaactccttgtaatttcagaaatccaccggaactaaaatgagtgtaatcggagctctctaggtcgatcagtgggtttcggtcaaaacccactgatggacctagagaactccgattacatccatttcagtttctatggatttctgaaattgcaaggagttcaaatatggtgtccattatttattttggcttttcatagacattaacatgcaaaatcaaagaatcgacaaaaaagcccaagttgggcctgatatggaatcatatcaggcccatatcaggcccaacatgagttgtttttgccgattctttgattttatgtataaacatctataaaaagccgaaataaataataaacaccatatttgaactccttgcaacatcagaaatccataagaactgaaatgggtgcaatcggagctctctaggtccatcagtgggttttgatcaaaaGGAAGGGAGGAGAGCTAGCCGAGGCCATCGGGAAAGAGGAGAAAGGCTCTCCTCCCTTCCCTTGTTCTAAGGTGCAGCCCTCTTTCAACCGCATCAAGTATTATCTCTTTTCAATCATCTTCTGGCCGGCCAACAGAGCAACAGGTTTTACTTGTCATTTATTTTAGCAAGAGCAAAGACAGTAGTTTTCTTCTCTTCGTCTAGCAAGAGAAATCCAActcctcatcttcttcttccttgttccAACTAACAGTAGCGAATATTGTTGTTGCTAATCATCGCAGCAAGCAATGCTATTTTCCCGCCACTGCTACCGGAGCACCAAAGGTGAGAGCCAACAACACTCGTGTTGCCCAAACAAAGGGGAATCATAGTGTTTCCTTGTTTTTGAATCTTTTGGTATTCTCAGTCAAGGCGATTGTCATGTGTACGACTAGTGGAGGGTAAGAATTGATAAATAATTATTTCACGAtattgataattaattaatttggacTAATTACGATTCATTGTATAGGTTCGATTGGCTCGAGCATTTCGTATCAACGAAACACCTCCAGTGTTTTATCGGTTAAAGGAATATTACAAGGTACCTAGATCAAGATTTGATCCATCTCGTGTTATTATCCTATTAGTTAACATTTTGATTATTTAGGTTATTTTCATATGATACTTGTAGATACGAGTTCTAGAGGAGCACGGTGATCTGTTGACACTTTTGGTATTTATAAAATTGAGTAGATTCTATCCTTTAACTAGTTGTACATTTCTTTGTGCATGAATAAAATTTAATGGATTATATATGTTAATATAACTGTTTTCACAAATGGGATTAAAATCAGATTCACAAATAGCGAAatggattaaaataattaaatcattgAAAGGTAAATAATTGATGTTATTTCATGTTCACATGTGGGTTTTATATGAGGATTAAAATGGAAAaggttgttttaaaaattaaatgaatgTTTTGAATTATTCTTCCGTTATATTTGTCTTTAATTTTGCTTGACCTTCCATATTGTTGGAGCACAAGATGAAGCCATCACCTTATAGGCCCCTCCAGCCCAGTCTCATACTCTCTGGAAGGGAATAAATCACACGGGGCGGCATTTGCCCTACGCGACAGCCCTTTGCATGGGGGAGGTCAAGCACCCAGCAAAACATTTTGCACCCAAGAGTTGACCCTAAGACCTATTTGAGCAACCACCCATACAGATACCAACTGCGTCAACCCGTGGGGACTTGACCTTCCATATTGTTGACACTTCATATTGTTGATACTTGTAGACCTTATTGATGTTACCTAAATTAATTAACAttattcatatgaacagattAACTTGGATTGGTCGTTTAGACTAACCGATAAGatgtgaatttaaaatttaacaatTATGATAAATGGAGAAAATGGAATACTAAAAGTGCAAACTCTAAGTCTAGCCTTATACCATGGTATTTGACCGCACATATGAGTTGTAGTGGCGTGAGTAGCTCGCGATCGGTATTTATTTGTGCAATGGTGCTTTATTGTCATAGTCCGCCGGTGAGGGCTTTTAGCCCATACGTGAGAAGACGTATGACATTATTACACACTGAGGATACGGGCTCCAATGATTCACTTCTTAGTTGATTTTTTAGATTTAGACCATTGATATATATACATGTGGGCACACATGATTTGTAATATTtattcatgttgagattatatttttgATGACCTGTATACCTATTGATTAAGTAATAAGAATTGAGAATTTATCTTAATTGATTATAACAAATGATGATAATTCGAAATTCCAACATACAAATGCTAGATGATTAGGAATATACATTCATGTATAAATTGAGAACTTAAAATTGTAATAAGAAATTGTGTTTCCTTGACCTCTTAAATAAGATTAAATTCCTAATTACCCACTTAGCAAGTTGTGCTTATTGTCTGCTTCCCTTGGCCTCCAATTTTGCAAGCACAAACACATTTTTGATATTATAGTTAGTTTCAGCTTTACATAGAGTTGCTTAGAGATCATGACCGGCTGATTCTTGGTTTGCTTATTTTTGTTTCATTGTATTTACGTTTTGTTTCATATGTTGTTTTATGCGTACAGTTTCATTGTATACGAAGCAAATGACATACATATAAATTTGATGAATTTCGTAGTTTTCCTGTTATATGATTCCTAGGTCTCTTTTATTATACTGTCACTAAGTGGGTATCACCCGATGTGCGGGAATTACACCCTCAGGGAGTGCTTACTCTAAAGGAAAAGTTTCTAATAAGAATGCAAACAGTCACAGAAAATATGAGTGTCACATAAAAATGCCCCAATATTTACTAGTAAGACAAAGCAAATAGCACCTTTCCCATAATGAAAAGATTATTGGGATTATTCTCAAATAGAAAACCAGAAATTAtccatatttataaaataatcaAGGAAATTACCAGCTACTCAACGTATGAATCATGTTGTCAAGTTGTTCAGGTCTAAGGTCCCTTCCAGTAGCAAATTGCACCTATAGCACAaaatataaaagaagaaataaaaagaccATAGGTATTTgtttcaacttaaaaaaaaatcaggaaAGGAAAAGTGTCCAACCTCAAAGCATCTTCTCAAGTGATCAAGTTTTCCCCGTGCAATACCCTTCATGAATCACAAAATTGCATGAGCACATTAATTAACATCATCACGTTAGCATCTTCTAAAATCTTCATTAACCTAGGGTAATTAAGCGCTCCCTTCCAACATACATGGTAGATTCCATGAATGGTAAAGTTAAAAGCTGTTACGCAGCTTTTAATGGTTGACAAACATAAATAAAAGCTTTAAGACAGAATGCTTGAAGATTTAAATGATTGGCATAGACTAATAAAAGTTGAAAGTTGGAGAGCATTGTCTCTTAGTGAgtaataagaagaaaaaaagtaTGAGAtgcatatatatttttattcaaTCAACATATTATGCAAAAACTTACCGCATACATGCATTCACTTATAAGGAAGTCTTCTAACTCCCTCACATTTGAGACATCTAGTTCTTCCATGAGTTGATCATAAGGCAATACCTAGCAACCACCAGACTAGTTCAATCAATTAATAATGCAAGTGGATAAATTAATCGAGGATAAGATGGTAATCAAGCAACTAAAAAATAACATACTCCAAAGACATGTCTCCAAGCCTAGAAAAGGTCAGTGGCACCAAAAGAAGATATAGAAGACCTAAAGAATTTGAAAATGTTTGTCACCAAGCCTTGTAAGCATCTAACACTTGTCACAGTGGTTTCAAGTGTCAATTGGTATCAGTAGTGGATCCAACCTTGGACCAATAATGCTGCTCAGTAAGGTTAAAGGTCACCGTGCAACACGTACCAACACAATTTTGGTGACACTGACTGAGAGAGACCTATCTTGACTTATCTCAGCTAGTTAAGAAAGAACCCAACGAAGACAAGAAGATTCTCTTTGATCATAGAGACATAAAAACGATAAAgagagggaagggaaagaagggaAGCGCCAGGAGAAACAAAGAGCATGGATGACAACTGAGTTGAAGTAGATATGTAACAATTTCTTCTAATTGTGCTTGTTTCATTTCCAATTATGTTACTTGAAGACCAACTTCAGGGGTTAGCCAAGTACATTAATGGGCACAATGGAAAACTAGTTTTAGTACTGGATTTCCTAGGAGCGTTATTTATTCTTGCTCTTAGAAAATTATGTGGCTGATCTCACTAGGATGCTACAAAAACCAATGGTCTCATCCAATACGTGATACTCATCTTATCATTAGTACTTTATAATAATTAATTGagaatattataatatttttgtaACCTGttgcttcaaaattttaattgaattgacTGTTTAATTGCTAGAAgcttatatttataaataaacaaGCTAAGTGAAAAAGAATGATGGAATAAAGGGAACGCAACAAGCTTTGAAGCATGAAAAGAAGCACTGGGTATTATATGATACTAAATCTATGTCATTGGGATTAGAATACTTCAAATCTTGCTTGTCACTGCCTAGACTATTGATGACATGGTATAACTCAACAATCCACATTATTTTTCGTTTTGCATATCCAATTGAACCCAAAAAAAATGCTAGAAGACTTTAAAAAGCATTTTGCAAGCAACATGTTGTGTGTGATAAAATCACCACAAAACACAGTAGAAATTAAAGATGCATGTTCAAATGAAAAAAATTGTCAAGAATTATTCAAAACAAAGTTATATTTATAAACCTGAAGTGC from Zingiber officinale cultivar Zhangliang chromosome 6B, Zo_v1.1, whole genome shotgun sequence carries:
- the LOC121989285 gene encoding COP9 signalosome complex subunit 7-like isoform X2 — translated: MDIERKQSEVIDKFVKQAASVDASASNLAALVLEATAHPSLFAFSEILSVPNLAKLKGTQYSSSLDVLRLFAYGTWSDYKRNVGCLPALLPDQVRKLKQLTVLTLIETEKVLPYDQLMEELDVSNVRELEDFLISECMYAGIARGKLDHLRRCFEVQFATGRDLRPEQLDNMIHTLSSWLGTSDSLLHMIQEKIKWADTMSEANKIHRKEIVDKVEEVKKSLKKSNSRLTWTCEDTKRAFLNLEE
- the LOC121989285 gene encoding COP9 signalosome complex subunit 7-like isoform X1, which translates into the protein MDIERKQSEVIDKFVKQAASVDASASNLAALVLEATAHPSLFAFSEILSVPNLAKLKGTQYSSSLDVLRLFAYGTWSDYKRNVGCLPALLPDQVRKLKQLTVLTLIETEKVLPYDQLMEELDVSNVRELEDFLISECMYAGIARGKLDHLRRCFEVQFATGRDLRPEQLDNMIHTLSSWLGTSDSLLHMIQEKIKWADTMSEANKIHRKEIVDKVEEVKKSLKVDLDLRGHEESFSESGGMMDYEEDRVRPKRRRPPMP